The following proteins are encoded in a genomic region of Diabrotica virgifera virgifera chromosome 1, PGI_DIABVI_V3a:
- the LOC114329437 gene encoding uncharacterized protein LOC114329437, translating into MRGFVAVVVSLLAFILLVSQCTALPNPWGNYNRGGGRGYGGGAGYGYGGGYGGGGGGGGGGGGGGGGGYGGGYGGGYGGGYGAGYGGGRGHGRHGYGK; encoded by the exons ATGAGGGGGTTTGTTGCAGTGGTT GTCTCATTATTAGCCTTCATCCTACTAGTATCCCAATGCACCGCTCTTCCCAATCCGTGGGGCAACTACAATAGAGGTGGAGGTAGGGGCTATGGCGGCGGAGCTGGGTACGGGTATGGTGGCGGATACGGTGGTGGCGGCGGTGGAGGAGGCGGCGGAGGAGGCGGTGGTGGTGGTGGCTATGGAGGCGGTTATGGCGGTGGATACGGTGGAGGATACGGAGCTGGCTATGGTGGTGGACGTGGTCATGGAAGACATGGTTATGGAAAATAA